Proteins from a single region of Bacteroidota bacterium:
- a CDS encoding aminotransferase class III-fold pyridoxal phosphate-dependent enzyme has translation METKTLNEREIILQNNLEYTIFSWQKQSGLNPLNISDAKGVYLHDRSGKRYIDFSSQLMNMNIGHGHPRVKDAVMRQMDEVSFVHPGMITKARGELGKKLAEITPGSLKKTFFTNAGAEAVENAIKFARLYTGRHKVITLYQGYHGASYGAMSASGDPRGNPHDSQGAPNFIHVENPYFYRDPWNSKTKEECAQNAADHMERIIKFEGPGNVAAILMEGESGSSGCIKYPPGYWQKIREIADRYGIILICDEVMSGFGRTGKWFGVNHHNVVPDIMCFAKGLTCGYIPLGGIIIKEELIAAFDNKPLPLGLTYSGHAVACAAAVEVLQIYEDEKLIENAAKMGAYMDKRVAAMMDKHQSIGDYRNTGLLGCIEIVKNRKTKEPMAPWNANANEMEVMNKVNAKLLELGLFTFVRWNYIFTAPPLCITQDEMDEGLDIISKAISIADEYCN, from the coding sequence TTTCATGGCAGAAACAATCAGGATTGAATCCATTGAATATCTCTGATGCAAAAGGTGTATATCTGCATGACCGAAGTGGGAAAAGATACATTGACTTTTCTTCCCAGCTGATGAACATGAATATTGGTCATGGACATCCCAGAGTAAAGGATGCAGTGATGCGTCAGATGGATGAAGTATCGTTTGTACATCCGGGAATGATCACAAAAGCCCGTGGTGAATTAGGTAAAAAATTAGCAGAGATCACTCCCGGTTCATTGAAGAAAACATTTTTTACAAATGCCGGAGCAGAAGCTGTTGAGAATGCAATTAAGTTTGCCCGACTTTATACCGGTCGTCATAAAGTGATCACATTGTATCAGGGTTATCATGGTGCTTCTTATGGAGCGATGAGTGCAAGTGGAGATCCAAGAGGAAATCCACATGACTCACAGGGTGCACCCAACTTTATCCATGTAGAGAATCCATATTTTTACAGAGATCCATGGAATAGCAAAACAAAAGAGGAGTGCGCTCAGAATGCTGCTGATCATATGGAACGGATCATCAAATTTGAAGGCCCGGGAAATGTTGCAGCAATTTTAATGGAAGGCGAAAGCGGATCAAGTGGATGTATAAAATATCCACCGGGTTACTGGCAAAAGATCAGAGAGATCGCAGACCGTTATGGAATAATTCTCATTTGCGATGAAGTGATGAGTGGCTTTGGAAGAACAGGAAAATGGTTCGGAGTGAATCATCATAATGTGGTACCGGATATAATGTGTTTTGCAAAAGGACTCACATGCGGGTATATTCCATTAGGTGGAATTATTATTAAAGAAGAACTCATAGCCGCTTTTGATAATAAACCTTTGCCGTTAGGGCTCACCTATTCAGGACATGCAGTAGCATGTGCAGCAGCTGTTGAAGTATTACAGATCTATGAAGATGAAAAGCTGATTGAAAATGCTGCAAAGATGGGTGCTTACATGGACAAACGCGTAGCGGCAATGATGGATAAACATCAAAGCATCGGTGACTATAGAAATACAGGGTTATTGGGTTGCATTGAAATTGTGAAGAACAGAAAAACAAAAGAACCAATGGCTCCATGGAATGCAAATGCAAATGAAATGGAAGTCATGAATAAAGTGAATGCCAAATTACTTGAGTTGGGATTATTCACTTTCGTTCGGTGGAATTATATTTTTACTGCTCCACCGCTTTGCATTACACAGGATGAAATGGATGAAGGGTTGGATATAATTTCGAAAGCAATTTCTATTGCGGATGAATATTGTAACTAG
- a CDS encoding NCS1 family nucleobase:cation symporter-1, with translation MSDLYSEDLAPIPQEKRSWNTWNYAALWISMSLCIPTYMLASSLIGGGMNWWQAILTIFLGNTIVLLPMILNGHAGAKFGIPFPVLARASFGTRGANIPAMLRAIVACGWFGIQTWIGGFALFQMWKVWMPSVENLPQIFPASFGLETGPAITFFIFWLINMYVVKLGVDSIKKLLIFKAFFLPIAALALLFWAISAGNGLGPILSQPSKFETNAEFWKYFFPGLTGMVGYWATLSLNIPDFTRYAKSQRAQIVGQAIGLPTSMTLFSFIGVVVTSATVIIYGSMIWDPLVLAGKFTSKWLVSFAMIAVALSTLATNIAANIVSPANDFANLSPSRISFTTGGYITGIIGILIFPWKLIADPNGYIFTWLIAYSSLLGPVGGIMIADYFYIKKQNLVVKELYETKARYTYQNGFNRAAIIALLLGIIPNIPGFLVAIHVIPTESVYEWISGLYNYAWFVGFGVSFFVYLFLNKKVQGSMFKHS, from the coding sequence ATGTCTGACCTCTACAGTGAAGATCTTGCTCCCATACCACAAGAGAAAAGATCATGGAATACCTGGAACTATGCTGCTTTATGGATAAGCATGTCGTTATGTATTCCAACTTATATGCTTGCCAGTTCATTGATCGGGGGCGGTATGAATTGGTGGCAGGCTATTCTTACAATCTTTCTTGGCAATACAATAGTACTCCTTCCAATGATCCTCAATGGACATGCCGGAGCTAAATTTGGTATTCCATTTCCTGTTTTAGCAAGAGCAAGTTTCGGTACAAGAGGAGCTAATATTCCTGCAATGTTACGTGCAATTGTAGCTTGCGGATGGTTTGGTATACAGACCTGGATCGGAGGGTTTGCTTTATTTCAGATGTGGAAAGTCTGGATGCCGTCAGTAGAAAATTTACCACAGATTTTTCCGGCATCCTTTGGTCTGGAAACAGGACCTGCAATAACATTTTTTATTTTCTGGCTGATCAATATGTATGTTGTGAAACTTGGTGTCGACAGTATTAAAAAATTGTTGATCTTTAAAGCATTCTTTCTTCCTATTGCAGCACTTGCATTATTGTTCTGGGCAATTTCAGCAGGTAATGGCCTGGGACCAATTTTATCACAGCCTTCAAAATTTGAAACGAATGCTGAATTCTGGAAATATTTTTTTCCGGGGCTTACAGGCATGGTCGGATATTGGGCAACATTGTCATTGAACATTCCTGACTTTACACGATATGCAAAAAGTCAGAGAGCGCAGATTGTAGGACAAGCGATTGGACTTCCGACATCAATGACATTATTTTCTTTTATCGGAGTAGTTGTAACATCAGCTACTGTTATTATTTACGGAAGTATGATCTGGGATCCGTTAGTACTTGCAGGAAAATTCACCAGCAAGTGGCTGGTAAGTTTTGCAATGATAGCAGTTGCACTCTCTACATTAGCAACAAATATTGCTGCAAACATTGTTAGTCCGGCAAACGACTTTGCTAATTTATCCCCTTCAAGAATTTCATTTACTACCGGCGGCTACATTACAGGAATTATCGGCATTTTAATTTTTCCGTGGAAGCTCATCGCTGATCCGAACGGATATATTTTCACATGGCTTATCGCCTACTCTTCTTTACTTGGCCCTGTTGGCGGAATTATGATAGCAGATTATTTCTACATTAAAAAACAAAATCTTGTTGTGAAGGAGTTGTATGAAACCAAAGCACGATATACGTATCAGAATGGTTTTAACCGTGCAGCTATCATAGCACTTTTACTTGGCATCATTCCAAACATTCCCGGATTTCTGGTAGCAATACACGTCATTCCAACTGAATCTGTTTATGAATGGATCTCCGGACTTTACAACTATGCGTGGTTTGTGGGATTTGGGGTTTCGTTTTTTGTTTATCTTTTTTTAAATAAAAAAGTTCAAGGTTCAATGTTTAAGCATTCTTGA
- the allB gene encoding allantoinase AllB, with protein sequence MSKKLAIISDHIVTPSGIISGCVIIENGKITEIDSVLPGDFDGEVDMVRSNYVMPGLIDPHVHINEPGRTNWEGFETATMAAAASGITLLVDMPLNSAPVTTNVANFKLKLAATENKLNVNVGFWGGVIPGNGKELDELLKAGVLGLKAFLTHSGIDDFPNTERADLKNALDIIKKYDKPLLVHCELTDDHPGIENHNKNPSDYMAYLGSRPKEWENKAIAMMIDLCRETGSRVHIVHLSSAEALPMIASAKEEGLNLTVETAQHYLVLNAEDIPNGETIFKCAPPIRERANNDKLWQALKSGLIDFVATDHSPAPPDLKEISSGDLSKAWGGIAGLQFALCSLWTEAKKRNFSAQDIAKWMSSSPAEFLGLNNKGKIEVDADADIFIWDPEGETIFSSEDIHHRHKISPYANKPFSGRVIKTYLAGEVIYENKNLVKPHKGSILLGNF encoded by the coding sequence ATGTCGAAAAAATTAGCCATTATCAGTGATCATATTGTAACTCCATCGGGAATAATTTCCGGTTGTGTAATCATTGAAAATGGTAAGATCACTGAGATCGATTCAGTATTACCAGGCGATTTCGATGGCGAGGTAGATATGGTGAGAAGCAATTATGTAATGCCCGGATTAATTGATCCGCATGTTCATATCAATGAACCCGGACGGACAAACTGGGAGGGATTTGAAACGGCTACCATGGCTGCTGCTGCTTCCGGAATTACATTACTTGTGGATATGCCTTTGAACTCCGCTCCTGTAACTACAAATGTTGCCAACTTTAAATTGAAACTTGCAGCTACTGAAAACAAACTTAATGTAAATGTTGGATTCTGGGGTGGAGTAATTCCCGGTAATGGTAAAGAATTGGATGAATTACTGAAAGCAGGTGTTCTTGGATTAAAAGCATTTCTTACACATTCCGGCATCGATGATTTTCCAAATACAGAACGTGCTGATTTGAAAAATGCTCTCGATATAATAAAGAAATATGACAAACCACTTCTTGTTCATTGCGAATTGACAGATGATCATCCGGGAATTGAAAATCATAATAAAAATCCGAGTGACTACATGGCGTATCTTGGATCCCGTCCGAAAGAATGGGAGAACAAAGCCATTGCTATGATGATAGATCTGTGCAGGGAAACAGGTTCACGTGTTCACATTGTGCATTTGTCTTCTGCTGAAGCACTGCCAATGATTGCATCTGCAAAAGAAGAAGGTTTGAATCTGACAGTTGAAACTGCGCAACATTATCTGGTTTTAAATGCAGAAGATATTCCAAACGGCGAAACAATATTTAAATGTGCTCCACCAATACGTGAGCGTGCAAATAATGACAAGTTATGGCAAGCTTTAAAATCAGGATTGATCGATTTTGTTGCAACTGACCACTCACCTGCTCCACCTGATCTTAAAGAAATATCATCCGGTGACCTATCAAAAGCCTGGGGCGGAATTGCAGGGTTGCAATTTGCACTTTGTTCACTCTGGACAGAAGCGAAAAAAAGAAATTTCAGTGCACAGGATATAGCGAAATGGATGTCATCTTCTCCTGCAGAATTTCTAGGTTTAAACAATAAGGGAAAAATTGAAGTTGACGCTGATGCCGACATTTTCATCTGGGACCCTGAAGGTGAAACAATTTTTAGCTCAGAAGACATTCACCACAGGCATAAGATCAGTCCATACGCAAATAAACCTTTTTCAGGAAGAGTAATTAAAACCTATCTGGCCGGTGAAGTTATTTATGAGAATAAAAATCTTGTAAAGCCTCATAAAGGTTCTATTTTGCTCGGAAATTTTTAA
- the alc gene encoding allantoicase, producing MNETNAPAFTKMIDLAAERLGGKALSCSDDFFAEKENLLKPGRGIFIADKYTDRGKWMDGWESRRKRVPGHDWCVIRLATEGKISGVDIDTNFFLGNHPPFASIEACNAAGMNDDDVLNNKIEWKEILTKSPLNPGSQNFYEIKNTEAFTHIRLHIYPDGGVARLKVYGEVSKNWSLIKADEQIDLAAAINGARSVLCNDMFFSHMDNLIMPGRGINMGDGWETKRNRTPNNKDWVIVRLAHKGTVDKILVDTCHFKGNYPDSCMIEGCNIDMASEEKLKSGDISWTTILPQTKLQADHEHYFESLSATGPFTHVRLTIFPDGGISRMRIFGKKA from the coding sequence ATGAATGAAACAAATGCACCCGCTTTTACAAAAATGATCGATCTGGCAGCAGAAAGATTAGGTGGAAAGGCTCTTTCTTGTAGTGATGATTTTTTTGCTGAGAAAGAAAATCTGTTAAAGCCGGGACGAGGAATATTCATTGCAGACAAATATACAGATCGCGGTAAATGGATGGATGGATGGGAATCAAGGCGTAAGCGAGTTCCGGGGCATGACTGGTGTGTTATACGACTGGCTACCGAAGGTAAGATCTCAGGTGTTGATATTGACACCAACTTCTTTCTTGGTAATCATCCGCCATTTGCATCAATTGAAGCATGCAATGCTGCAGGAATGAATGATGATGATGTGTTGAATAATAAAATCGAGTGGAAAGAGATTCTGACAAAATCTCCGTTGAATCCCGGGAGTCAGAATTTTTATGAAATAAAAAACACAGAAGCATTTACTCACATTCGTTTGCATATTTATCCTGATGGTGGTGTAGCGCGTTTGAAAGTTTATGGTGAAGTGAGTAAAAACTGGTCACTGATAAAAGCAGATGAACAAATCGATCTTGCTGCAGCAATCAATGGCGCTCGTTCCGTACTTTGCAACGATATGTTCTTTTCTCATATGGACAATCTCATTATGCCCGGCAGAGGAATTAATATGGGCGATGGCTGGGAAACAAAACGAAACAGAACTCCAAACAATAAAGATTGGGTTATTGTCAGACTTGCTCATAAAGGAACAGTTGATAAAATTCTAGTCGATACATGTCATTTCAAAGGAAATTATCCTGATAGTTGTATGATAGAAGGATGTAATATTGATATGGCAAGTGAGGAAAAATTAAAATCCGGTGATATTTCATGGACGACAATTTTACCACAAACAAAATTGCAGGCAGATCATGAACATTACTTCGAATCATTGAGCGCGACCGGACCGTTTACACATGTCCGTTTAACTATATTCCCCGATGGCGGAATAAGCAGAATGAGAATTTTTGGAAAGAAAGCATAG
- the uraD gene encoding 2-oxo-4-hydroxy-4-carboxy-5-ureidoimidazoline decarboxylase yields the protein MTIKEFNQLRSEEAQAEIFKCCGSTNWAIKLTDNRPFTTIDDLRITSDTIWSACSVDDFLEAFSHHPKIGDKSSLQKKFATKEWASNEQSGVNEASDTILNELANRNEEYEKKFGFIFIVCATGKSASEMLELLNKRLPNTPDTEIKIAAREQNKITHLRINKLFS from the coding sequence ATGACAATAAAAGAATTCAATCAACTGAGATCAGAAGAAGCACAAGCAGAGATCTTCAAATGTTGTGGAAGTACAAATTGGGCAATAAAATTAACAGATAATCGTCCGTTTACAACTATTGATGACTTGAGAATTACATCAGACACAATTTGGTCTGCATGTTCTGTAGACGACTTTTTAGAGGCGTTTTCACATCATCCGAAAATCGGAGATAAAAGTTCTTTGCAAAAAAAATTCGCTACAAAAGAATGGGCATCAAATGAACAATCAGGCGTGAATGAAGCGAGTGATACAATTCTGAATGAACTTGCAAACAGAAATGAAGAATATGAAAAAAAGTTCGGATTCATTTTTATTGTTTGTGCAACGGGTAAGTCGGCAAGCGAAATGCTGGAGCTTTTAAACAAGAGACTTCCTAATACACCGGACACAGAAATTAAGATCGCTGCCCGGGAGCAAAACAAAATTACACATCTTAGAATAAACAAATTATTTTCATGA
- the uraH gene encoding hydroxyisourate hydrolase, with protein MSQITTHILDTSLGKPAKGILIRLEQSTFENWSAVASGVTNDDGRISDLLPKEKKLAHGNYRMIFEVKSYFEKQNIKSFYPSVTVEFEISEDSHYHVPLLLNPFGYSTYRGS; from the coding sequence ATGAGTCAGATAACTACACACATTCTTGACACTTCACTGGGAAAACCTGCAAAAGGAATTCTGATCCGTCTCGAACAAAGCACATTTGAAAACTGGTCAGCAGTAGCATCGGGAGTTACAAATGATGATGGCCGAATCAGCGATCTGTTACCAAAAGAAAAAAAACTTGCACATGGAAATTACAGAATGATCTTTGAAGTAAAATCCTATTTTGAAAAACAAAATATAAAAAGTTTCTATCCAAGTGTTACTGTTGAATTTGAGATCAGTGAAGATTCACATTATCATGTTCCGTTATTGTTGAATCCCTTTGGATATTCGACATATAGAGGGAGTTAA
- a CDS encoding phosphoenolpyruvate kinase translates to MKLSIPTEATEKVLNELQVANLAFQKVYPGENSDRQPVHTVYGGANLFKSDTTVKMGQIALKSFKTNAPNFSVLAKVLELTGHESLPTTVSDIQILESKLDKMSDDDRKKESAWLPYTVYKKISAKLEREAVEDFRIDFEDGFGNRPDKEEDETAVNAAKELAKGMKDKTVSPFIGIRIKPFTEDLKARGIRTLDIFITTLLENSGNKIPDNFVVMLPKVTIPQQIEALVKLFEALEKVHSLPSGTLKMEMMVEATQAVMDENGKNPLLGLIRAGKGRCIAAHFGTYDYTASCNITAKFQTMDHPVCDFAHHMTRVALGGTGIMLSDGATNVMPVGPHRGENLTLDQEIENRTVVHSAWKLGYGHTMHSLINGFYQGWDLNPAQLPMRYAATYTFFLESYEDAALRLKNFVDKAAQATLSGDVFDDAATGQGLLNYFLKALNCGAITEKEALATGLTIDEIRSRSFYRILVGRRK, encoded by the coding sequence ATGAAATTATCAATTCCTACAGAAGCTACAGAAAAAGTATTAAATGAATTGCAGGTAGCAAACCTGGCTTTTCAGAAAGTTTATCCTGGAGAAAATTCAGACCGACAGCCGGTGCATACAGTTTATGGTGGCGCGAATTTATTTAAATCTGATACCACTGTAAAAATGGGTCAGATTGCACTGAAGAGCTTTAAAACAAATGCACCTAATTTTTCGGTTCTGGCAAAAGTTCTGGAGTTAACAGGACACGAATCGTTACCAACGACAGTTTCAGATATTCAGATACTGGAAAGCAAACTTGATAAAATGTCGGACGACGACAGAAAAAAAGAAAGTGCGTGGTTACCATATACAGTTTATAAAAAGATCTCTGCTAAACTGGAGCGTGAAGCTGTTGAAGATTTCAGGATCGATTTTGAAGATGGATTTGGAAATCGTCCCGATAAAGAAGAAGATGAAACAGCAGTGAATGCGGCGAAAGAACTTGCAAAAGGAATGAAAGACAAAACTGTTTCTCCTTTCATTGGGATCCGGATAAAACCTTTTACTGAAGATCTTAAAGCAAGAGGTATCAGAACACTTGATATTTTCATCACTACATTGCTTGAAAATTCAGGAAATAAAATTCCGGATAATTTTGTTGTAATGCTTCCGAAGGTAACAATACCTCAACAGATAGAAGCATTGGTGAAACTGTTCGAAGCACTTGAAAAAGTTCACAGTCTTCCGTCCGGCACATTGAAAATGGAAATGATGGTTGAAGCAACACAAGCGGTCATGGATGAAAATGGAAAGAATCCACTTCTAGGTTTGATCAGAGCAGGTAAAGGAAGATGTATTGCTGCACATTTTGGAACGTACGATTATACTGCATCATGTAATATCACAGCAAAATTCCAGACGATGGATCATCCTGTTTGCGACTTTGCGCATCACATGACAAGGGTTGCCTTAGGCGGAACAGGAATTATGCTTTCTGATGGAGCAACGAATGTTATGCCTGTTGGTCCACACCGTGGAGAAAACCTCACGCTTGATCAGGAAATCGAAAACAGAACTGTAGTACATAGCGCATGGAAACTTGGCTATGGTCATACTATGCATTCATTGATCAACGGATTTTATCAGGGCTGGGACTTGAATCCGGCACAGTTACCGATGCGGTATGCAGCTACATACACATTCTTTCTTGAAAGTTATGAAGATGCTGCTTTGCGTTTGAAGAACTTTGTAGACAAAGCAGCCCAAGCAACATTGTCGGGCGATGTATTTGATGATGCAGCAACCGGACAAGGTTTATTGAATTACTTCCTTAAAGCGTTGAATTGCGGAGCGATTACGGAAAAGGAAGCATTGGCAACCGGTTTAACAATTGATGAAATAAGAAGTCGTTCATTTTATAGAATACTTGTTGGTCGCCGTAAATAA